A window of the Nitrosopumilus ureiphilus genome harbors these coding sequences:
- the proS gene encoding proline--tRNA ligase, whose product MSKEDVGITVSKNEDFSEWYTQVVLKAKLADYAPVKGLIVLRPDGYSIWESLRSTFDKKFAKNGIRNGFLPILIPESLLGKEQKHFAGFNPEVFWVTHSGTNVIGDKLALRPTSETLAYTMYSKWIQSWRDLPLKINFWNTALRAEIKATKPFLRTSEFLWQEGHTVHTTQEEAEKEVMKILEIYKNTVEEELAIPVTIGKKSEKEKFVGAVYTTTMESIMPDGKALQMGTSHFLGQNFSKPFEVKFADKDNVEHFAWQTSWGVSWRLIGAMIMTHGDDKGLVLPPNVAPTQVVIVPIYKNDEGKEKVLFKVDEIKNNLESKGIRVYVDDRSELSPGYKFNDWELKGVPLRIEIGPKDIEKQSMVVAKRYNREKAALSCNEVEKISTILDEIQKEMLKNAKEQARKNTTDISEYIEFKSKIEDGGFLNAPWCGKLECEEKIKEETGADIRVIPFGSENSNLKCVYCQEQSVSIPIFARGY is encoded by the coding sequence TTGAGTAAAGAAGACGTAGGGATCACAGTTTCAAAAAATGAAGATTTTAGTGAGTGGTATACTCAGGTAGTCCTAAAAGCAAAACTTGCAGATTATGCACCGGTTAAAGGATTAATCGTGCTAAGACCGGATGGTTATTCCATTTGGGAATCATTGAGAAGTACATTTGATAAAAAATTTGCAAAAAATGGCATCAGAAATGGATTTCTACCAATTTTGATTCCAGAATCGTTGTTAGGAAAAGAACAAAAACATTTTGCAGGATTTAATCCAGAAGTATTTTGGGTAACTCATTCAGGAACAAATGTAATTGGGGACAAACTTGCTCTAAGACCAACATCAGAAACCTTGGCATATACAATGTATTCCAAATGGATCCAAAGTTGGAGAGATTTGCCATTAAAAATCAATTTTTGGAACACAGCCTTAAGAGCTGAAATTAAAGCAACAAAACCATTTCTTAGAACATCAGAATTTTTGTGGCAAGAAGGCCATACTGTTCACACAACTCAAGAAGAAGCAGAAAAAGAAGTAATGAAAATTTTAGAGATTTACAAAAATACTGTAGAAGAGGAATTAGCAATTCCCGTAACAATAGGAAAGAAAAGTGAAAAAGAGAAATTTGTAGGTGCAGTATATACAACCACAATGGAATCAATCATGCCAGATGGAAAAGCACTGCAAATGGGCACATCTCATTTTCTAGGACAAAATTTTTCAAAACCATTTGAAGTCAAATTTGCAGATAAAGACAATGTAGAACATTTTGCTTGGCAGACGTCATGGGGAGTTTCATGGAGATTAATAGGTGCAATGATCATGACACACGGAGACGACAAAGGTCTGGTATTACCACCAAATGTAGCACCAACACAAGTTGTGATTGTTCCAATTTATAAAAATGATGAAGGTAAAGAAAAAGTCCTATTCAAAGTAGATGAAATCAAAAATAATTTAGAATCAAAAGGAATCAGAGTATATGTTGATGACAGAAGTGAATTATCTCCAGGTTACAAATTTAATGATTGGGAATTAAAGGGAGTTCCGTTAAGAATCGAGATAGGCCCCAAAGATATTGAAAAACAAAGCATGGTAGTTGCAAAGAGATACAATAGAGAAAAAGCAGCTTTGAGTTGTAATGAAGTTGAAAAAATATCCACAATTTTGGATGAAATTCAAAAAGAGATGCTAAAAAATGCCAAAGAACAAGCAAGAAAAAATACCACAGATATTTCAGAATATATAGAATTCAAATCTAAAATTGAGGACGGGGGTTTCCTTAACGCACCATGGTGTGGAAAGTTAGAATGTGAGGAAAAAATCAAAGAAGAGACAGGTGCAGATATCCGAGTTATTCCATTTGGCAGTGAAAATTCGAATCTAAAATGTGTATACTGTCAAGAACAAAGTGTGTCAATTCCTATTTTTGCCAGAGGGTATTAG